One Danio rerio strain Tuebingen ecotype United States chromosome 7, GRCz12tu, whole genome shotgun sequence genomic window, cttatcaaaaataaatatattaaaatgcaaagtatctgttttacattgtaataacATTACACAATATTACACTtaatactgataaaaaaaaaacatatgcagcAACTGAGATACagtatgtttttaaaacatgGGCAATTTTTACTGACTTTATATTCTTGAACATTAATGTGCATATTAAAGTGATTTAAATTAAACTGTAGGAAATGATTTAATAACAAACAAATCTAGTTTTTAGATTTCTACATTCAGATTTCTCATGGTTTTAATACACAGGCAAAAATAGGACCATtcctataaaacattatttttcaatctctaaaagtttaaaggaaaataaaaaatatataaaaataattacctGAATAACTCGATTTCTAATTTGTTCTGAAGCTTCTGTGGAACATAATAACtttgttaaattacagatatcttcaataaaaaaaaatgtttagctaATGTAAATAACAAGTATTAGTatcatacattttttgtattttaccaTATGCTTATGTTAACATATTTACCTTCTTTGCAATATGTGCGGATTATGAGAAATATGTTCACAATAATGGATACTGCACTTATTACAAACAGGATCAAAACGACTGGACTCCACAACGAGGATTCTAAAAGAGTCAATTTGGGTGTTATACCAAGATTTATTTTACGGTGCTAAcagttatttttttcaaaagtaaactTTTCTGTACCTTCAATAGTCAACTTGGTTCCATTCCCAAAGCGTATCTTCCCACATGTGTCGACGGCACAGTAATAAACTCCAGCATCAGATGTAGTGAGTTCAGTCTGAGAGAGACTATAAACACAACTCTGAACAAAAGAGCTCTTCTCTGAACTTTCTAAACACTGATCGCTCCGGTTATCATGAGTGTAAATGATCCCTGGTTGAGAATATCCTGATGAGTGTTTAAACCAGTAGACTCTGTAATGTCCAGCACAGATGTGACTGCTGACCGAACACTGCAGGGTcactgaatctcctggatgaagTCTGTCAGACACAGGCTGCTGGATAACAGACGTGCTGCTAATTCTGTCAGTTTCTGAAAGACATGAAACAttctgtaaatatattaatatgcaATAGATGTGCAAATGATCATGGGTATTTGTTTATTGCAAACTTTTCTTGTTTACCAAAAGGGCTCATTACAAATTTCAAAAGGCACAGAAGTGCTAATAAATATCTGGTGTCTCATATATACTGTAAACATGGCATTTGCACAAAACAGGTGGAAACATGAGCATGCCATTTCACATGCAAAGTTTATAATCTATACAAACCAAACTTGATGGGAGAATATGCACAGCTTTAAGTAAACTCAAAGAaaacatatttaacttaaatattgactTATTTGAACcactataaatcattttattaacCATAATCATTAGTAAACCAATTAAAATTTGTTCTGGCAGATGTTCACTTTTAGAAAGGTTCTACGCAGAGTTCTATACAGTTCATGAGACCCCAGATCTGTAGGCTGACGTGTGTATTAGTGAATGCCTCTGATGTGAGTTTTTGGTTACTTCTTAGGTTTTTAGAAATAGAAAGCAAAAAAGGGGGTGAATTGTGACTGCCTCTTTTGCTTTCCGTCTTTCTCTTTGTCTCCCTCCCTCTTTGCCTTTCTATCATAACTTTACACATTAAAGCTGGGTTCTATTACCTCACACATTTGTTTCATAACTTACTGTTATTAAATGATTTCATGTTTAAGTATTCTGtaaattaattttgatttaatattaatgGAGTTAAACTGCTCCATTTTGCAATACAATATAGTCACACAAGAGCAACAATCTCCTACATATTTAGTTATTGTAACTGCAATTTCAATGTTGGTGTAAGATTACAGAAGGTGGCTGAAAAAGAAATGTACAGTtgtgttttttgggggggattAAAACTGTGACTATGTCTATTTTGCTTCAGCTCACttgctttctgtctttctttctctctcctctATCTTTATCAGGTACATTaaagctgggtacaattaatataaattattttgtgaCCAACTGAGTAACcctcattctttcattttcttttcggcttagtcccttggttaatctggggtcaccacagcgaaatgaacctccCAATTCAGTAATCATAGCAAGATATtgttattaaatcatttcattttcaactaTTCTGTGAATTACTGCTCCATATTGCAATAGTCACACAATAGCAACACAATTTTGATTTTTCTAACTGCTCTTTTTTTCATCGTTAGTAAGATTAATAAGCTTGCAGATGGTGTTGAAATGTACAGTTTGTACACCATCATGCTGACAACATTTCTTAAATCATTCAGTAATACTACAGCTTGAACCACTGCAGTTACAAAGCCTTACACACATTTATGTGAATTTCAGAATGCAAAAACTGTGATTAACTCACCTTTGCACAGCAGAATCGTTCCTTCTCCAAACATTAACCTGTTCAAGAAATCCTTAACACAATAGTAAGTTGCAAAATCCTCTTTCTCCAAGTGAATGATAGTTAAATTATAAGAGCCACTTGCAACTGTGATAAAGAATCGATTAGTGTTGTTGAAGGCATTTCGATATGTAACTCTTCCAGAGTTGAAATCTGAATATGCTATAAGAAGAGGTTTCTTGCCAGCTGAATGTTTATACCATGAAATAGTGGTTACAAAGTCATCAGAGTGAAAACAGGGTAAAGTCACACTGCTTCCAAGTTCAGCAAGTACCAGTGGCTGCTGatgaataaaatcttcttcacagGTCCCatctaaaacaacaaaaacaatcaaaataacaatagaaaacaaaaaagtaaaacaaaaatcataaatattttgattggtcaaataatatttattgtaataaaacaACTATTATTACAATATGTTATTTCATGGACAAAATACGaaagcataaaaaaatgtatctatttTTTCGTTTTTACAAGTTTCGTTCAGCTAAAAAAATCTTcctttgaacttgaaagaaacAGAGATTTGACATTATGATAAACATCATTATTGACCAATATACATTTTATTGTGGTCTTCTTGTCATTATCACCCAACAGTTTAAACTTACATGCAAATGTGAGGAGAAAGAAGGTAAAACAACCTTGTAAACTCATTTTGCAGCACctgagaaaagaaaaataaacatttcaagaaatctgaaaaatgaaaataatgaaatattcagTATTTTACCACATattttcatttgataaaaaaaaatcttgaatttaaAAATGGTCTACTTACAGTAAAACCACGTGACAAAGATAttcttcaaataaaaaaagaataaacctAATATTATAGCCCTCTGATATTTATTGAGACACACAGATCAGATCCAGTATATTCAGTTCAGACCATCACAATACAAGTAACTAACATACCCTTGGTTATGTGTTGGTTTGGTAGTAAGTCTAATTTCAGACTGCTTCCTCTTCAAAGCACAGAAGCGGTCAAAGATCAGacacggttaaaaaaaaaaaaaaaaaaaaaaaaaaggggcagAGCCGATTTCCTTTAGAAGAATCTTTTTTAACAGATGCTTGAACATGTATAGTGATCAAATGAACAGATACCATGAGTATGCACACCTGAATATTACATCAGGTATCAGTTAGATTAATGTGTGAGTTTTTGTATCGTGTTAAGCCGACAACAAtgtttttaagcaatattttaagCAGGCAAGAGGTACTCGAACTGTGGAAATGTGTGAAAGGTTCATGACATTAACTCAAAATGCAGTTGAAAAGACACTTCCAATAGACCAGTAGTCATAAAATGAATAGATATTTTAGGGGTTGATTAAAAGGCCTCAGCTGATGTTGAGCGGCTGTATCTGCATGTAAAGACACATTCAAAGTAGTAAATTTGTGGATGTTTTTTATGCTCACGTACAGTTCATGACAAAAGTGAAATCATAATTGAGAACCACTTTAAACACCTTCATTAAAGTATATCAACCTTAGCTTTCATGTAAGAGTGAGCGAGCattcaaaaatgcttttcttacctagagtttttcttgtttctagtccaaatatctaaacattctcaaatcaagaagtattttctacACAAGCATTATTTtgtccagtaaaaaaaaataaaaataacatgtctaaattaagtgagtttttacattaaacaagcaaaataatttgccatggggtaagcaaaataatcttgtttcaaAAGAAAAACCAACTTATTTTGCTTTCCCTatttgcagattattttacttaattcacttaattttgactcaataTTTCTGAAAACTATATTtactgcttgtctagaaaatatttcttaatttaagaattgtTTAGATAGTTGGaccagaaacatgacaaaaacactaggaaatgaaacattttttgtttgctGTGTAGTcattacttaaatggattaagacttctggtctcattcacctCTATTGATTTTGAGCTGTACAAACTGCTTGTTattctgcttgatgttgcaaactggtaTTTCCTTAGATTATTTTTATGTAACATGATAAACACACAGCACAAGATTGACCATAAAAAAAACAGGGCCATGTGATAATATATGCAAACTATACAGTTGTGGTGACACATGGAGAATGGCAAGATTGAGAAAGATTATTCTATAATCATATATAATTGTATTctttacagcaggggtcaccaacatggtagcCCGTgaggatcacatgtgttgcccgcaggcctgttctaaaaatagctcaccatagcgccaccaaccagtaagcttcatctaatatagaagtaatcacttaaaaatgtaaatatttgcagagatatatacaaataaagtgttgcacattgatatattaaatacagggtatttcctaccctgttaaatcattgttgataacttttgtgagaatcattaacatgatcagtgtcttcacatggatgaatatcattaattattaccaaaaacataaagtataattaaaagtaaattgagcaaatttgttatttgagaagtgtttatcaaactggtagcccttcacattaatcagtacccaagaagtagctctcagtttcataaaggttggtaaCCCCTGCTATACAGTAATATTTACATGATAAAGGCTAGGTCAATTAGCATTGCACCATAATATTAAAGCAGTTTTATACCTTGAGCACTCATTGTTAAAAAAGACATGAGCTTTAGCAAATATGGTCAGTCTTTGCAGTAGCTGACGTCTGCTTCACCAATGCATATGTGGGTTATACGTCAGGGCACCCTCTAGCGTACAGTATGAATGAAACAGAAATAACATTACTAGCATGGGCAGTTATAGTGCAAATCAAAAGAAAAATGGACTGATATAGAAAATAATGGACAGTTTCAGGcagcaattttatttatattcatgttACTTCTTATGACATttagagataaaaaaaatatcagcataaaaaaaaaaaaaaaaaaaatatatatatatatatatatatatatacatatatattaaagtTATACAAAGCTACATAAGGAACTTGTTAATTAACTTGAACAACAACACAGACTGTGATAGAACAACAGCAATAATGTCTCATCATTAGTAATGTCTCAGCTAATGTACTGTGGTCTCTGAATAAATGGTTTCCTGGATGGTTTTCATTGAAGATCTTCTCGAGGTGGTGGGCTTTGTTTTGGAAAAGTGCAGGGCAGCATAATTTAAGTCATCTGTTTTAATCTGCAGAGGAAGAAAATATTAAGTAATAAAATTACGCCACTGAGTGAATTTTGTCTGTTACATAAATagctatattttaaaaagtaatgattTCTGAATGTGACATTGAATGTAGAAATGAAATGGGATAATGCCTAAAACTcagcatatatttatttatttaaaaaagacaaacattTGAGAAAAAATACACAAGTATTTTCCTGAAGTTAAATAATTTATGTCAAAATGCAGACAATATAGGAACATGCCTGTAAAACATGTATTATTCTCTAGAATTTGAAGGAATTATTAATTACctgattaattattaataatgattattattagtagATTGATAATCACCTGATTTATCTGGCTTCTGAGTTGTTCTGTAGTTTCTGTGGAACATAATGAAATTACAGATCACTGGTCTGAATGTCTAAGTAGAATACCATAtacacagtggtgtgaaaaagtgtttgcccccttactatttcccttttttttgcacatttatcaAACTTTAATGTTTCTGATCATCAAGcaaattgaaatatttatttgaatgtccgaccatctgttagtgacctcaagctgaGGCAAACTTGAGTTCAAAGCACACAAGCAGGAACACTACTGAATGGctaaagaaaaactaaatgaagaCTTTGGACTGGCCTGGTCAAAGCCCTAACCTTAATCTAAATGAGATGCTGTGACATGACCTTAAAAAAGTGGTTTAGGCTCAAAAGCCATCCAATGTGctaaattacaacaattctgcaaagaacAGAGTGCCAAAATTCATCCACAGCActgtaacagactcattgcaAGCTATTGAAAATACTTGAAAAGAGGCCCAACCCGCTTTTAGATTTAGGGGGCAAACCTTGTTTTTTTCAaacagggctatgtagttttgtattttgttttcccttaataataaaaaccttaattTCAAAAGTGCATCAAGTGTTTACTTGTactatctttgactaatatttcagTTTGTTTGATGATCCGTAAagtaaaaacatgcacacaaaaaaatcagtaagtgtctgtctatctatctttatgaatttttacaatttcatatgattatgtttatttaccttttttgCGACTCTTTTGAATCACCAGAACTATGTTCATAACAATGGATATTACACTTATAATAAGCAGGATACAAACAACTGGAGTCCAAAATGATGGAGCTGAAACAGATGTGCTGATATTTCTGTCAGTTTCTGAAAGACAAGCAACATTCTGTAAATACAAGGCTGAAAATCTGCGTTTTGGGGGGATGGTATAAGAAAACAACTTTTACTTAAAtattgacttttctaaaccactttaaatataattttatttgccacaatcattaataaataaaccaaaaatattttGTCTTATGTTTACTTTTAGGAAGGTTCCTTTGCAAAGTTTTATACAGTAAATGAGACCCAAGGCCTGTAAGCTGACATGTGTACTGTATTTGTGAATGTTTCCAATTTGGGTTTTTGgtcactttttgtttttgttgtttgtggTTATGAAAGAGATAAAAGAGGATTCAAACTGTGACTCCTCTAACTATAGAGTAACTATAATATTAAAtttgggttatatatatatatatatatatatatatatatatatatatatattttttttttttttttttttcccagttaTGTTCAGTTAAACTGATCTATTTTGCTATTTAGCAACAATCTCCcccatattttgttatttttaactgCACTTATTTTCAATGTTGGTGTAAGATTACAAAGAGTAGCTGAAATTGAAATGTACAGTTTTGGGGTTTTTAGAAATGGAAAGGaacaatattatatatgtttCTTCATTTCATATGTTTTATCATCTCAATCATATATTCTGTGACTAATTTCATTGTAACCAAagcaaaaaatttatttatttaattcacaagCATTCTGTAAATTACTGCTCCATATTGCAATAGTCACACAATTTTAACTGCACTTATTTCCATTATTGGTATATGATTGCAGTAGGTGGCTGAAACTTTTACACCATCATGCTGATAACATCTCTTTAATCATTTGACAATACTACAGCTTGAACCACTGCAGTAAACACAGATATACAAACTTTATGTAAATTTCTGAATTCAAAATCTGTCATTAACTCACCATTATGTAGCAGAATCGTCCCTTCTCCAAACATCATGATGTTCAGGAAAAACTTAGCACAATAGTAATTTGCAAAATCCTCTTTCTCCAAGTGAAGGATACTTAAATTATAAGAGCCACTTGCAATTGTTATAAAGAATCGATTAGTGTTGTTAAAGGCATATTGATATGTAACACTTCCCGAGTTGGGAGCTGAATGTGCTATAAGAAGAGGTTTCTTGCCAGCTGAATGTTTATACCATGAAATAGTGGTTATAAAGTCATCAGAGTGAAAACAGGGTAAAGTCACACTGCTTCCAAGTTCAGCAACTACCAGTGGCTGCTGgtgaataaaatcttcttcacagGTCCCATCTaagacaacaaaaacaaacaattaagcagtaagaaacaaaaaaaaaaaaaagttaaacataaaGCTTATTAAAAATTAGGGATGGTCAAACAAAAATTATCACAATAAAACTATATGTATAtggataaaacaaaaacacattttataaatttttaggCTTCAAGGCATATTTCATTTCTGGTTTCTACAAGTTTTACTCAGCAAAAAAAATGCCTTTAAACTTGAAATAAACTGAGATTTGACATTATGATAATCATCAATATTGACAGATATAAATGTATTTGtggtatttttttgtcattatcacCCAACAGTTTAAACTTACATGCAAATGTGAGGAGAAAGAAGGTAAAACAATCTTGCAAGCTCATTTTTCAGCacctgagaaaaaaaataagcatgTCAAGAAACCTGGAAcatgaaaataatgaaatattctaatttacacattttatatttctaaaatatgAACGGAAGTACTTCATCACATGTattaatttgataaaataaaataaacagtttcacTGGTCTACTTACAGTACAACCTTGGTTTGGTAGTATCTAATTTCAGACTGCTTCCTCTTCAAAGCACAGCAGTGGTCAAAGATCAGACACGGAAACGTAAAAAACAAAAAGGGCAGAGCGGACTTCCTTTAGAAGAATCTCTTCACAGACAATTGAACCTGCATAGTAATAAAGTTAACATGCAAACTGAAATTAGAATAATTTAtgagttttttaattattttgtggcTAAACTTTACAGCTGACAACAttgttcaaaattatttaaagtaaGCAAGAGGTGAACTCGAGGCGCTAGTGAATGTGTGAAAGGTGTGAAGGGTTTAACATGCATTAAGCACTCCAATAACACTTCTAATAGGCCAGTAGGCTTAACATGAACAGATACTCTCaactgccactttattaggtacacattactagtactgggttggacccccttttgccttcagaactgctttaatcctttgcggcatagattcaacaaggtacttgaaatattcctcagagattttgttccatattgacatgatagcatcatgcagttgctgcagatttatcagctactcatccatgatgtgaatctcccgttccaccacatcccaaaggtgctctattgggttgagatcTGCTGAATGtgaaggtcatttgagtacagtgaactcattgtcatggtcAAGAAACCTGTCTGAGAAGATTTGCGCATTATGACgtcgcgttatcctgctggaagtagccatcagaagatgggtacactgtggtcaaaaagaGATGGACATAGTTaaaaacaatactcaggtaggctgtggcattgacacggtgctcaattggtactaatgggcacaaagtgcgccaagaaaatatcccccacaccattacaccaccaccaccagcctgaactgttgatacaaggcaggatggatccatgttttcatgttgttgatgccaaattctgaccccacccttcggatgtcacagcagaaatcaagactcatcagaccaggctatgtgttttcaatcttctattgtccagttttggtgagcctgtgtgaattgtagcctcagtttcctgttcttagctgaaaggagtggcacccggtgtggtcttctgctgctgtagcccatctgcctcaaggttggacgtgttgttcaTTCAGAGATCCTCTtatgcatacctcagttgtaacaagtggttatttgagttactgtataCAGACATGCCCAAAATTATTGAAACCccaggcaaattctgacttaaagttacttttttcCACAAAAATTCCTCTTGTATATCATCTGAATGTCTTTTAGGAGAGGCGTGTACAGGAAAAAAAATTgctgattaaataaaagtaacatatacgttgtttatatatatatatatatatatatatatatatatatatatatatatatatatatatatatatatatatatatatatgcatacagacacacacatagatatactacataaatattttttttctaaagatacAGGACATTTTGTTGTCTCTCAGTGGATACATATGGTTTATCGAcgatattacattattattatcgcAATAAATACCATAAAATAGTGACATAATTTCAAGTCCATATCACCCATGCCTTCTATTTGGTTTAATTTATTGCCATAACCATCGCCTCTTTGAAAAAAAACACTCTGTGTAATCAATTATTCTGCTTATACCACACCCAAAGATGTTGTTCAGAAGAtgcattttaagacatttgtatgaTTTTTAGGACTAGTTTCATCTCATCTAaagcctttttaaaattgttctgATTGTGATAgaactgaaatcattcagcagAGTGATAAAGAACTGTATTCTGGTCAAGACCTATCTGGACCTATTGTTTGCTGATTTGAAAAACACAAAGGACATCTGGTAATGCATGTCACAGCAAATACAAAGGCCTAATTGTTTGATTCTAGCTAGAAATTGTATTAAAAGAGTAATCTAGATTACAattgattattttatatatatatatatatatatatatatatatatatatatatatatatatatatatatatatatatatatatatatatatatatatatatatatatatatatatatatataaattaatttatgtattccAATTATTGCAAATATAAATTTGATATATTACTACATGTAttttttcaaaagttttaaatataaatgttcttTACTGAAAGAGATAGAAGGTTAGGGGGAAATAGGAGGGTTATTTTTGACACTGACAAATGTGCATGGCATGTGTGTTTTTCATTCAGATGGAGGTGTGAAGACGAAACACTTGGTCAGTCCTGTGGTTGGTAAATTGTCAAACTTGCAAAGCGTGTGCAGgtacaaacaaacaataacatataagataacataaatacatacatgtacaatatttactatattaatattaataaaacatttaatcgGTGCTAAAGTGAATTTTTCCATTGATGTTCACCACATCAGTTCTAGACTGAGCATCTTCTTCCTGTCAGCCATTCTACAGGAAATTATGtcatacactgtggcctctaaatAGAGCACTGtttatcacattttattttacttatatagACAAAAGATTAGTTTAAGCTTGAGTATGGGATTTGTGATAGTACAATCCCAAATCTGTTTAGAACAGCTTATTCACTTTAACCCGactgcactttttaaaaaagtttgtaTTCTATTgactttaattgtgtttttatttgaactgaTTGTTCAAGCTGTCCTGCACGGTGACCTAGAGTGtcatgaaaggcgcctttaaataaaatgcattattattattattattattattaaatcagaaaaaagttgggaaagtatgaaaacacaaataaaaaacatagtgatttcttttttaaattttgatgCTTCTGTAAGTGCTTAGagtctgagaaaagctcattattaataaaacgtattattattataattatttgcattattataattattattttaattattatttgacttgtattttattgcagacaatatgaacacaacatatttcatgttttgtgaccttcatttcatttgtaaatatacatattttcctGACATTGAGAcatgcaacacattccaaaaaaaaaaaaggttgggacaggagcaatgtAGTGCTAGAAATCAGATAAATTGGttgaataatgatgtgatttgaaacaggtgattttaacaggtgattgtaattatgatttggtataAAAGCAGCATCCAACAAAGGTCTAGTACTCtaggagcaaaaaaaaaagggccgaccaaaattattgaaatgtttaaaaacaggtGGTACGGCGtctcagtggttaacactattgcctcacaacaagaaggttgctgatttgagttCCAGCTGGACCAGaaagcatttctgtgtagagttttcatgttcaccccgtgtttgtgtgtgtttcctcagggtgctccagtttcccccacaatccaaagatatgcagtTTAAGTGATTTGGTTGAACTAAATTGacctttctgtgtgtgtgtgtgtgtgtgtgtgtgtgtgtgtgtgtgtgtgtgtgtgtgtgtgtgtgtgtgtgtgtgtataagagtgtatgggtgttgccAGTACTTAGTtgcggcatccgctgtgtaaaacatatgccggaattgtTGGCCATTTATTTTGTTGGGGCGACCCCTGATAAGAGaggaaaaattaattaatgaaagaaAGACATTTAGAGATTTCATCTTCAACAATGCATTACATAATAAAAAGATTCTAGAAATCTGGAAAAATTTCAGTCCATAAAGGACAAgggtgcaagcctaagctgaactaccATGATCTCCGAACCCTAtggcggcactgcatcaagaatcaacattcatctataagcgatatcaccacatgggttcaggactactttggcaaacctttgttgagtaccacaatacataatgacatccacaaatgccagttaaaactgtactgtgtcaaaaggaagccctatgttaacagtgtctagaagCGCTGTGGACTTGTCTGAGcttggaggcatctgggatgaacCATCAAACAGTGGAAATGATttctgtggtcagatgaatcagtatttcagataTTTTTGGGAGAAATGAACGCCATGTGTTCCTGAccaaagaaaaggatcatccagactgttaccagtaacaagtccaaaagccagggtctgtcatggtatggggttgtgtcagtgccctggGCAAAGGTAACTTTGCATTTCTGTGATGGCattattaatgctgaaaagtagagattttagagcacaatatgctgccttttttcaagggacacccatgcatatttcaataagacaatgcaaaaccacattctgtacACATTACAAAGTACTGGCCGCAGAGGAACAGAATACAGAATACCTgactccaatagagaatgtgtggtaaATTCTACAACAACAAAGACACCAtacttacgccccattcacacggggcttcag contains:
- the nitr3c gene encoding novel immune-type receptor 3c isoform X1; this encodes MSLQGCFTFFLLTFAYGTCEEDFIHQQPLVLAELGSSVTLPCFHSDDFVTTISWYKHSAGKKPLLIAYSDFNSGRVTYRNAFNNTNRFFITVASGSYNLTIIHLEKEDFATYYCVKDFLNRLMFGEGTILLCKETDRISSTSVIQQPVSDRLHPGDSVTLQCSVSSHICAGHYRVYWFKHSSGYSQPGIIYTHDNRSDQCLESSEKSSFVQSCVYSLSQTELTTSDAGVYYCAVDTCGKIRFGNGTKLTIEESSLWSPVVLILFVISAVSIIVNIFLIIRTYCKEEASEQIRNRVIQVDTNYFNYVALQSSSVTTSQEETICVYTQTSKHFTR
- the nitr3c gene encoding novel immune-type receptor 3c isoform X2, with the translated sequence MSLQGCFTFFLLTFAYGTCEEDFIHQQPLVLAELGSSVTLPCFHSDDFVTTISWYKHSAGKKPLLIAYSDFNSGRVTYRNAFNNTNRFFITVASGSYNLTIIHLEKEDFATYYCVKDFLNRLMFGEGTILLCKETDRISSTSVIQQPVSDRLHPGDSVTLQCSVSSHICAGHYRVYWFKHSSGYSQPGIIYTHDNRSDQCLESSEKSSFVQSCVYSLSQTELTTSDAGVYYCAVDTCGKIRFGNGTKLTIEESSLWSPVVLILFVISAVSIIVNIFLIIRTYCKEEASEQIRNRVIQVDTNYFNYVALQSSSVTTSQEETICVYTQTSAAK
- the nitr3b gene encoding novel immune-type receptor 3b isoform X1 produces the protein MSLQDCFTFFLLTFAYGTCEEDFIHQQPLVVAELGSSVTLPCFHSDDFITTISWYKHSAGKKPLLIAHSAPNSGSVTYQYAFNNTNRFFITIASGSYNLSILHLEKEDFANYYCAKFFLNIMMFGEGTILLHNETDRNISTSVSAPSFWTPVVCILLIISVISIVMNIVLVIQKSRKKETTEQLRSQINQIKTDDLNYAALHFSKTKPTTSRRSSMKTIQETIYSETTVH
- the nitr3b gene encoding novel immune-type receptor 3b (The RefSeq protein has 8 substitutions compared to this genomic sequence), with product MSLQDCFTFFLLTFAYGTCEEDFIHQQPLVVAELGGSVTLPCFHSDDFITTISWYKHSAGKKPLLIAHSAPNSGKVTYQNAFNNTNRFFITIASGSYNLSIIHLEKEDFATYYCAKFFLNIMMFGEGTILLHNETDRNISTSVSAPSFWSPVVCILLIISVISIVMNIVLVIQKSRKKETTEQLRSQINQIETDDLNYAALHISKTKPTTSRRSSMKTIQETIYSETTVH